From the Desulfovibrio sp. X2 genome, one window contains:
- the bioD gene encoding dethiobiotin synthase, with translation MKIRGAFVTGTDTDVGKTFACAWLALGFAAEYWKPVQTGTAPDSGYAVDAPEVARLAPGTVTHPSACHFPAPLSPHEAAEREGRRIELSAIRLPRPRRPGAALIVEGAGGALVPLNEKALTTDLMAALGLPVIVVARSGLGTINHTLLTLEALRARGLRVLGVIMNGEPNQANAAAVAHYGRTAVLAELPRLRTVSAEGIAALPRPAFAIPETEVLQ, from the coding sequence ATGAAGATTCGCGGCGCGTTCGTGACCGGCACGGACACCGACGTGGGCAAGACCTTTGCCTGCGCCTGGCTGGCGCTGGGCTTTGCGGCCGAGTACTGGAAGCCGGTGCAGACCGGCACGGCCCCGGATTCCGGCTACGCCGTGGACGCCCCCGAGGTGGCGCGGCTCGCGCCCGGGACCGTGACGCACCCCTCGGCCTGCCATTTTCCCGCCCCCCTCTCCCCGCACGAGGCGGCAGAGCGCGAGGGCAGGCGCATCGAGCTTTCGGCCATCCGCCTGCCGCGCCCGCGCCGGCCCGGCGCCGCGCTCATCGTGGAGGGCGCGGGCGGCGCGCTGGTGCCGCTGAACGAGAAGGCCCTGACCACGGACCTCATGGCCGCGCTCGGCCTGCCCGTGATCGTGGTGGCGCGCAGCGGGCTCGGCACCATCAACCACACCCTGCTGACCCTGGAGGCGCTGCGCGCACGCGGACTTCGCGTGCTCGGCGTGATCATGAACGGCGAGCCCAACCAGGCCAACGCCGCCGCCGTGGCCCACTACGGCAGGACCGCCGTGCTGGCCGAACTGCCGCGCCTTCGCACCGTCTCGGCCGAGGGCATCGCCGCCCTGCCCCGCCCCGCCTTCGCCATTCCCGAAACCGAGGTCCTGCAATGA
- a CDS encoding 2-hydroxyacid dehydrogenase, translating to MNILFCSKSFPAAHERIPGLLPEDRIEFCGPEDVARLAPEADVLVPLITPISEEIIASGRFGLIHQFGVGLEVVDMEAATRHGVMVARVPSAESGNAGSVAEHALMLMIMLSRNLGAAARNFASGRFGAPTGQALIGRTACVVGLGGLGRELAKRLSAFEMTITAVDDRKGRSVSGADIETVRQLADLGEAVSEADYVILCINYTPKRHHLFGREIIARMKPGAFLINVARGGLLDQDALLDALREGRVAGAGLDVFWQEPVDPNHPLFAENVIATPHVAGVTDASYDGISRAFVANMERYRQGKRPKFLANAPDTLRLPKP from the coding sequence ATGAACATACTCTTCTGCAGCAAAAGCTTCCCCGCGGCCCACGAACGCATCCCGGGGCTCCTGCCCGAGGACCGCATCGAGTTCTGCGGGCCTGAGGACGTGGCGCGCCTCGCGCCCGAGGCCGACGTGCTCGTGCCCCTGATCACGCCGATCAGCGAGGAGATCATCGCGAGCGGCCGCTTCGGCCTCATCCACCAGTTCGGCGTGGGGCTCGAGGTGGTGGACATGGAGGCGGCCACGCGCCACGGCGTGATGGTCGCCCGCGTGCCGAGCGCCGAGTCGGGCAACGCGGGCTCCGTGGCCGAGCACGCGCTGATGCTGATGATCATGCTCTCGCGAAACCTCGGCGCGGCGGCGAGGAACTTCGCCTCCGGCCGCTTCGGCGCACCCACGGGCCAGGCGCTCATCGGCAGGACCGCCTGCGTCGTGGGGCTCGGGGGCCTGGGCCGCGAGCTGGCCAAGCGGCTCTCGGCCTTCGAGATGACGATCACGGCCGTGGACGACCGCAAGGGGCGCAGCGTGTCCGGCGCGGACATCGAGACGGTCCGGCAGCTTGCCGACCTGGGCGAGGCCGTGTCCGAGGCGGACTACGTCATCCTGTGCATCAACTATACGCCGAAGCGGCATCACCTCTTCGGCCGCGAGATCATCGCGCGCATGAAGCCGGGGGCGTTCCTGATCAACGTGGCGCGCGGCGGCCTGCTCGACCAGGACGCCCTGCTCGACGCCCTGCGCGAGGGCCGCGTGGCCGGGGCCGGGCTCGACGTCTTCTGGCAGGAGCCCGTGGACCCGAACCACCCCCTCTTCGCCGAGAACGTCATCGCCACGCCGCACGTCGCGGGCGTCACGGACGCCTCCTACGACGGCATCTCGCGCGCCTTCGTCGCCAACATGGAGCGCTACCGGCAGGGCAAACGGCCGAAGTTCCTGGCCAACGCCCCGGACACCCTGCGCCTGCCGAAGCCTTAG
- the secA gene encoding preprotein translocase subunit SecA has translation MFTYVAKKVFGSAADRYVKRVRPQVQRIASLEDKYTALADEDFKPLVQSWKQEVANGKSLDDLLPDVFACVREVGRRVLEMRHFDVQLIGGMVLHQGKIAEMKTGEGKTLVATLPVVLNALTGKGVHVVTVNDYLARRDCEWMSGIYNFLGLSTGTILHGLTPDERRAAYGADITYGTNNEFGFDYLRDNMAFSPDQLVQRGHSFAIVDEVDSILIDEARTPLIISGPSEQSTDLYVRVDAVVPRLKKEEDFTVDEKARSASLTDEGVARVEKILGVDNLFDPANITVQHHVLQSLKAHAIFQRDVDYIVKDGEVLIVDEFTGRLMPGRRYSDGLHQALEAKEKVEVKAENQTLASITFQNYFRMYDKLSGMTGTADTEAVEFKEIYNLEVMVIPTHRPMVRKDHADVIYRTQQEKYHAIADEISELHRKGQPVLVGTVSIEKSELVSALLDKRKVPHKVLNAKLHEQEAEIVAEAGQPGKVTIATNMAGRGTDIKLGEGVVDLGGLFILGTERHESRRIDNQLRGRSGRQGDPGASRFYLALDDELMRLFGSERISGLMEKLGMKEGEAIENKMVSKAIENAQKRVEAHNFDIRKNLLEYDDVMNQQREVIYTQRREIMTNADLPALIDAFAEDLVDDILAPAQLRDGAADEETVSSVRARLDEVFDMRRFPEFQQGGLPTAERCLEWVGSIITSLKEQVPDHFDEIVRYFLLESLDRNWKEHLLNMDHLRDGIGLRGYGQKDPKQEYKREGFDLFQEMLYRIKENTLFALMRLRIKSEQVREEDFQHEEQKNLSYGGAGEGEGGKPAKKPVKRSQPKVGRNDPCPCGSGQKYKKCCGRGK, from the coding sequence ATGTTCACCTACGTCGCCAAGAAGGTTTTCGGATCCGCCGCCGACCGCTACGTGAAGCGCGTTCGGCCCCAGGTCCAGCGCATCGCCTCCCTCGAGGACAAGTACACGGCCCTCGCGGACGAGGACTTCAAGCCCCTCGTCCAGTCCTGGAAGCAGGAGGTTGCGAACGGAAAAAGCCTCGACGACCTCCTTCCCGACGTTTTCGCCTGCGTGCGCGAGGTCGGGCGCCGCGTCCTGGAGATGCGCCACTTCGACGTGCAGCTCATCGGCGGCATGGTCCTGCACCAGGGCAAGATCGCCGAGATGAAGACCGGTGAAGGCAAGACCCTGGTGGCCACCCTGCCCGTGGTGCTGAACGCGCTCACGGGCAAGGGCGTGCACGTGGTCACGGTCAACGACTACCTGGCGCGGCGCGACTGCGAGTGGATGAGCGGCATCTACAACTTCCTCGGGCTCTCCACGGGCACCATCCTGCACGGCCTGACCCCGGACGAGCGCCGCGCGGCCTACGGCGCGGACATCACCTACGGCACGAACAACGAGTTCGGCTTCGACTACCTGCGCGACAACATGGCCTTCTCCCCGGACCAGCTGGTGCAGCGCGGCCACTCCTTCGCCATCGTGGACGAGGTGGACTCCATCCTCATCGACGAGGCGCGCACGCCGCTCATCATCTCCGGCCCCTCGGAGCAGTCCACGGACCTCTACGTGCGCGTGGACGCCGTGGTGCCCAGGCTCAAGAAGGAGGAGGACTTCACGGTCGACGAGAAGGCCCGCTCCGCCTCCCTGACCGACGAGGGCGTGGCCCGCGTGGAGAAGATCCTCGGCGTGGACAACCTCTTCGACCCGGCCAACATCACCGTGCAGCACCACGTGCTGCAGTCGCTGAAGGCCCACGCCATCTTCCAGCGCGACGTGGACTACATCGTCAAGGACGGCGAGGTCCTCATCGTCGACGAGTTCACCGGCCGCCTGATGCCGGGCCGCCGCTACTCCGACGGTCTGCACCAGGCACTCGAGGCCAAGGAGAAGGTGGAGGTCAAGGCCGAGAACCAGACGCTGGCCTCCATCACCTTCCAGAACTATTTCCGCATGTACGACAAGCTCTCGGGCATGACCGGCACCGCGGACACCGAGGCCGTGGAGTTCAAGGAGATCTACAACCTCGAGGTCATGGTCATCCCCACGCACCGGCCCATGGTCCGCAAGGACCACGCCGACGTCATCTACCGCACGCAGCAGGAGAAGTACCACGCCATCGCGGACGAGATCAGCGAGCTGCACCGGAAGGGGCAGCCGGTGCTCGTGGGCACGGTCTCCATCGAGAAGTCCGAGCTCGTCTCCGCGCTGCTCGACAAGCGCAAGGTCCCGCACAAGGTCCTGAACGCCAAGCTGCACGAACAGGAGGCCGAGATCGTGGCCGAGGCGGGCCAGCCCGGCAAGGTGACCATCGCCACGAACATGGCGGGCCGCGGCACGGACATCAAGCTCGGCGAGGGTGTGGTGGACCTGGGCGGCCTCTTCATCCTGGGCACGGAGCGCCACGAGTCGCGGCGCATCGACAACCAGTTGCGCGGCCGTTCCGGCCGCCAGGGCGATCCTGGCGCCTCGCGCTTCTACCTGGCCCTGGACGACGAGCTCATGCGCCTGTTCGGCTCGGAGCGCATCTCCGGGCTCATGGAGAAGCTGGGCATGAAGGAGGGCGAGGCCATCGAGAACAAGATGGTCTCGAAAGCCATCGAGAACGCCCAGAAGCGCGTCGAGGCGCACAACTTCGACATCCGCAAGAACCTCCTCGAATACGACGACGTCATGAACCAGCAGCGCGAGGTCATCTACACCCAGCGCCGCGAGATCATGACCAACGCCGACCTCCCGGCCCTGATCGACGCCTTCGCCGAGGACCTGGTGGACGACATCCTCGCCCCGGCCCAGCTGCGCGACGGCGCGGCCGACGAGGAGACCGTGTCCTCGGTGCGCGCGCGCCTGGACGAGGTCTTCGACATGCGCCGCTTCCCCGAGTTCCAGCAGGGCGGTCTGCCCACGGCCGAGCGGTGCCTGGAATGGGTCGGCTCCATCATCACCTCGCTCAAGGAGCAGGTGCCCGACCACTTCGACGAGATCGTCCGCTACTTCCTGCTCGAGTCGCTCGACCGCAACTGGAAGGAGCACCTCCTGAACATGGACCACCTGCGCGACGGCATAGGACTTCGCGGCTACGGCCAGAAGGACCCCAAGCAGGAGTACAAGCGCGAGGGCTTCGACCTCTTCCAGGAGATGCTCTACCGCATCAAGGAGAACACCCTCTTCGCCCTCATGCGCCTGCGCATCAAGAGCGAGCAGGTGCGCGAGGAGGATTTCCAGCACGAGGAGCAGAAGAACCTGAGCTACGGCGGTGCGGGCGAAGGCGAGGGCGGCAAGCCCGCCAAGAAGCCGGTCAAGCGCAGCCAGCCCAAGGTCGGCCGCAACGATCCCTGCCCCTGCGGCTCGGGCCAGAAGTACAAGAAGTGCTGCGGCCGGGGAAAGTAG
- a CDS encoding alpha/beta fold hydrolase yields MRLLAVHGWGFSPAFWEPLRALLPDISWQAVDLGFSGPPTPMEAISAGDEPPLVLAHSLGLAWALANVPRPWAGLVAVNAFTSFCRADDFPAGVAPRVVRRMLDRFVEEPERVSRDFLTRCGVAGPDLDGLLAGLKARTLYAALAWLAACDERAAFAALSCPVLALSGGADPIVSQAMSRACFEGGEADVTHEIVAEGGHLLPLSHTSLTVERLRAFLERIAS; encoded by the coding sequence ATGAGGCTGCTCGCGGTGCACGGATGGGGCTTCTCCCCGGCGTTCTGGGAGCCGCTGCGCGCGCTGCTGCCCGACATCTCGTGGCAGGCGGTGGACCTCGGCTTCTCCGGCCCGCCGACGCCCATGGAGGCCATCTCGGCCGGAGACGAACCGCCGCTGGTGCTGGCGCACTCGCTCGGGCTCGCCTGGGCCCTGGCCAACGTGCCGCGCCCCTGGGCCGGACTCGTGGCCGTGAACGCCTTCACCAGCTTCTGCAGGGCCGACGACTTTCCCGCGGGCGTTGCGCCGCGCGTGGTGCGGCGCATGCTGGACCGCTTCGTGGAGGAGCCGGAACGCGTGAGCCGGGACTTTCTGACCCGCTGCGGGGTGGCCGGGCCCGACCTCGACGGGCTCCTCGCGGGGCTGAAGGCCCGCACCCTCTACGCGGCCCTGGCCTGGCTCGCGGCCTGCGACGAGCGCGCGGCCTTCGCGGCGCTCTCCTGCCCGGTGCTGGCCCTGTCCGGCGGGGCCGATCCCATCGTGTCCCAGGCCATGAGCCGGGCCTGCTTCGAGGGCGGCGAAGCCGACGTGACGCACGAGATCGTGGCCGAGGGCGGCCATCTCCTCCCCCTGAGCCACACCTCCCTGACGGTCGAACGCCTGCGCGCGTTCCTGGAGCGGATTGCGTCGTGA
- the bioA gene encoding adenosylmethionine--8-amino-7-oxononanoate transaminase, whose protein sequence is MSSQPSEAPLSPFPPVPTEAADRARLAELDARHVWHPFTQAATAPTPVPIVSGKGARLYTADGRELLDLVSSWWVNLHGHCHPAVARAIAEQAGRLEHAIFADFSHAPGVRLAARLAAMLPAGLSRVFYSDNGSTAVEVALKMAHQFWRNQGKEKTVYVGFEGGYHGDTVGAMSAGRASGFFAAWERMLFPVEVAPVPATWDGDPDAESREAEALAALERILERNRGKVAAVVIEPLVQGAGGMRMCRPSFLAGLAERVRAADALLVFDEVMTGFGRTGANFACQKAGVTPDVICLSKGITAGFLPLSVTVASERIYEAFLGPDVATAFLHGHSYTANPLGCAAGLASMDLLEAPECRARITGIEAVHRERLPRLAALPGVIRPRLCGTIAAVDVTRPGAEAADYAAPAGPLMKKALLARGLLLRPLGNVLYLLPPYCVTDDELHRAYDAMEDVVRDLAAGRLA, encoded by the coding sequence ATGAGCTCCCAGCCTTCCGAAGCGCCCCTTTCCCCCTTTCCTCCCGTTCCGACAGAGGCCGCCGACCGGGCGCGCCTCGCCGAGCTCGACGCCCGTCACGTCTGGCATCCCTTCACCCAGGCCGCCACCGCGCCGACGCCCGTGCCCATCGTCTCGGGCAAGGGCGCGCGCCTGTACACCGCGGACGGCCGCGAGCTCCTCGACCTCGTCTCCTCGTGGTGGGTCAACCTGCACGGCCACTGCCACCCGGCCGTGGCCCGGGCCATCGCGGAGCAGGCAGGCCGCCTGGAGCACGCCATCTTCGCGGACTTCTCCCACGCGCCGGGCGTGCGCCTGGCCGCGCGCCTGGCCGCCATGCTGCCCGCCGGGCTCTCCCGGGTCTTCTACTCGGACAACGGCTCCACGGCCGTGGAGGTGGCGCTCAAGATGGCGCACCAGTTCTGGCGCAACCAGGGGAAGGAGAAGACCGTCTACGTCGGCTTCGAGGGCGGCTACCACGGCGACACGGTGGGCGCCATGTCCGCTGGCCGGGCCTCGGGCTTCTTCGCGGCCTGGGAGCGCATGCTCTTCCCGGTCGAGGTGGCCCCCGTCCCGGCCACATGGGACGGCGATCCGGATGCTGAATCCAGGGAGGCCGAGGCCCTGGCCGCGCTGGAACGGATTCTCGAAAGGAACAGGGGCAAGGTGGCGGCCGTGGTCATCGAGCCGCTGGTGCAGGGCGCGGGCGGCATGCGCATGTGCCGCCCCTCGTTCCTGGCCGGGCTTGCCGAGCGCGTGCGCGCGGCGGACGCCCTGCTCGTCTTCGACGAGGTCATGACCGGCTTCGGCCGCACGGGCGCGAACTTCGCCTGCCAGAAGGCGGGCGTCACCCCGGACGTCATCTGCCTCTCCAAGGGCATCACGGCCGGGTTCCTGCCGCTCTCCGTGACCGTGGCGAGCGAGCGCATCTACGAGGCCTTCCTCGGCCCGGACGTGGCCACGGCCTTCCTGCACGGCCACTCCTACACGGCCAACCCGCTCGGCTGCGCCGCGGGACTGGCCTCCATGGACCTCCTCGAAGCGCCCGAATGCCGCGCGCGCATCACGGGGATCGAGGCCGTGCACCGCGAGCGGCTGCCCCGCCTCGCGGCACTCCCCGGCGTCATCCGCCCCCGCCTGTGCGGCACCATCGCGGCCGTGGACGTGACCCGGCCCGGCGCCGAGGCGGCCGACTACGCGGCGCCCGCCGGTCCGCTCATGAAGAAGGCCCTGCTCGCGCGCGGCCTGCTCCTGCGCCCGCTCGGCAACGTGCTCTACCTCCTGCCGCCTTACTGCGTCACGGACGACGAGCTGCACCGGGCCTACGACGCCATGGAGGACGTGGTCCGAGACCTGGCGGCCGGTCGCCTGGCCTAG
- a CDS encoding 8-amino-7-oxononanoate synthase translates to MRTLDERLDRFLAGLDAAGRRRRLRPVAPLEGGRVRAGGRDLINFSSNDYLGLSRHPLLIARAAEFAQRLGAGSGASRLVTGHFEAVEALEARIAAAKGSEAALVLASGWQCNASVLAALCDHTAWGGQPQVFTDRLAHASMHAGLAAAGARQIRYRHNDLAHLAELLEKHPAGDAPRFIVTESVFSMDGDVTDVAALMKLARAHEAHVYLDEAHATGVLGRQGFGLSVGHGVDIAMGTFSKALGCFGAYVACSARMKDYLVNRCSGLIYATALPPAVLGSIDAAVELTPTLDAQRARLLAHAERMRREFAALGFSTGASATQIIPLMLGEEERALAAARRLEEAGVLGVAIRPPTVPAGTARIRFALSAAHSDADLDVLTAAVAKLREGAA, encoded by the coding sequence ATGCGCACGCTCGACGAGAGGCTGGACCGGTTCCTGGCAGGACTGGACGCGGCCGGACGGCGGCGGCGCCTGCGGCCCGTGGCTCCCCTCGAAGGGGGCCGGGTGCGGGCGGGCGGCCGGGACCTGATCAACTTCTCCTCCAACGACTACCTGGGACTCTCCCGCCATCCCCTGCTCATCGCGCGGGCGGCGGAGTTCGCCCAGCGCTTGGGCGCGGGCAGCGGCGCCTCGCGCCTGGTCACGGGCCACTTCGAGGCCGTGGAGGCGCTTGAGGCGCGCATCGCCGCGGCCAAGGGCAGCGAGGCGGCGCTCGTCCTCGCCAGCGGCTGGCAGTGCAACGCCTCGGTGCTGGCGGCGCTGTGCGACCATACGGCCTGGGGCGGGCAGCCGCAGGTCTTCACGGACCGGCTGGCCCACGCGAGCATGCACGCCGGGCTCGCCGCGGCCGGGGCCAGGCAGATCCGCTACCGGCACAATGATCTCGCGCACCTCGCCGAGCTTCTGGAAAAGCACCCGGCCGGGGACGCGCCGCGCTTCATCGTCACGGAATCCGTCTTCAGCATGGACGGCGACGTGACGGACGTGGCCGCGCTCATGAAGCTCGCGCGCGCGCACGAAGCGCACGTCTACCTCGACGAGGCGCACGCCACGGGCGTGCTCGGCAGGCAAGGCTTCGGCCTGTCCGTGGGCCACGGCGTGGACATCGCCATGGGCACCTTCTCCAAGGCGCTCGGCTGCTTCGGGGCCTACGTGGCCTGCTCGGCGCGGATGAAGGACTACCTCGTCAACCGCTGCTCCGGCCTCATCTACGCCACCGCCCTGCCGCCCGCGGTGCTCGGCTCCATCGACGCGGCCGTGGAGCTGACGCCCACGCTCGATGCGCAGCGGGCGCGGCTGCTCGCCCACGCCGAGCGGATGCGCCGCGAGTTCGCGGCCCTCGGGTTCTCCACCGGCGCCTCGGCCACGCAGATAATTCCCCTGATGCTCGGCGAAGAGGAGCGGGCGCTTGCCGCCGCGCGCAGGCTCGAAGAGGCGGGCGTGCTCGGGGTGGCCATCCGGCCGCCCACGGTGCCCGCAGGCACGGCGCGCATCCGCTTCGCACTCTCGGCCGCGCACTCCGATGCGGACCTCGACGTGCTGACGGCCGCCGTGGCGAAACTCCGGGAGGGCGCGGCATGA
- a CDS encoding TatD family hydrolase: MSKKKTPRPDPASLGLPPAGVDSHAHLDMADTFGEDLPEVLARARAAGVARIGNVFLGPEAYAAGRHLFDAHPEVYFILGIHPNEAAACTPEALEAMRLAFAADARLRAVGEIGLDLYWDDMPLPVQREAFVAQLGLARDLGLPPVIHSRDAFAQTIELLDAEGFAGRPLLWHCFGGDTEQARALLERGWHVSIPGPVSYKKNEELREAVKFMGLSRLLIETDCPYLTPEPWRGTRNEPALVAFTARTIAEALGTEVEEVWRRTGENAARFFGLES, from the coding sequence ATGTCGAAGAAGAAAACCCCGCGTCCCGATCCTGCAAGCCTCGGCCTGCCTCCGGCGGGCGTCGATTCCCACGCCCACCTGGACATGGCCGACACCTTCGGGGAGGACCTGCCGGAGGTACTGGCGCGCGCCAGGGCGGCCGGGGTGGCCCGCATCGGCAACGTCTTCCTCGGCCCCGAGGCCTACGCCGCGGGCCGTCATCTCTTCGACGCCCATCCCGAGGTCTACTTCATCCTCGGCATCCATCCCAACGAGGCGGCCGCCTGCACGCCCGAGGCCCTCGAGGCCATGCGCCTGGCCTTTGCGGCCGATGCGCGGCTTCGCGCCGTGGGCGAGATCGGCCTGGACCTCTACTGGGACGACATGCCGCTTCCCGTGCAGCGGGAGGCCTTCGTGGCCCAGCTCGGCCTGGCCCGCGACCTCGGCCTGCCCCCGGTCATCCACAGCCGGGACGCCTTCGCCCAGACCATCGAGCTGCTCGACGCCGAAGGCTTCGCGGGCAGGCCGCTGCTCTGGCACTGCTTCGGCGGCGACACGGAGCAGGCCCGCGCCCTGCTCGAGCGCGGCTGGCACGTCTCCATCCCCGGCCCCGTCTCCTACAAGAAGAACGAGGAGCTGCGCGAGGCCGTGAAGTTCATGGGCCTTTCCCGCCTGCTCATCGAGACGGACTGCCCTTACCTCACGCCCGAGCCCTGGCGCGGCACGCGCAACGAGCCCGCGCTCGTGGCCTTCACCGCCAGGACCATCGCCGAGGCGCTGGGCACCGAGGTGGAGGAGGTCTGGCGCAGGACCGGCGAGAACGCGGCGCGCTTCTTCGGGCTGGAGAGCTGA
- a CDS encoding glycosyl transferase group 1, with amino-acid sequence MMRTFVFLPPVRRATGGVAVLRTVAEVLARAGREAFLVPRESGQAYLEDAAAPVVPWDALSLSPGDCWLVPEGWPNALAPGLAAKARCLVYVQNWAYLFSALPQGADWRGLPVSFLAVSDPVRRYILETIGRDCPVLRPGIDLARFAAPAKKPGGPLRVAFMPRKNKALAEQIRDGFTARRRGAGLSEVHWLAVENMSQAEVAAALSSAHVFLATGFPEGCPLPPLEAMASGCLCVGFGGFGGHDYMRQAGDFPGAYAPWWELRDVPWGGNGLWCADADVAAAVNGLVQAAAWWETGDARLGPALAAGQATARACSAQAQSEAVLTLWEEMSRD; translated from the coding sequence ATGATGCGGACCTTCGTCTTCCTGCCCCCGGTCAGGCGCGCCACGGGCGGCGTGGCCGTGCTGCGCACCGTGGCCGAGGTGCTGGCCCGTGCAGGCCGCGAGGCATTCCTCGTGCCGCGCGAGAGCGGCCAGGCCTATCTGGAGGACGCCGCGGCGCCGGTCGTTCCCTGGGACGCCCTCTCGCTTTCGCCCGGCGACTGCTGGCTCGTGCCCGAGGGCTGGCCCAACGCCCTGGCGCCGGGCCTCGCGGCCAAGGCGCGCTGCCTGGTCTACGTGCAGAACTGGGCCTACCTCTTCTCCGCCCTGCCGCAGGGCGCGGACTGGCGCGGGCTGCCCGTCTCCTTCCTGGCCGTGTCCGACCCGGTGCGCCGCTACATCCTCGAGACCATCGGCCGGGACTGCCCCGTGCTCAGGCCCGGCATCGACCTCGCGCGCTTCGCCGCGCCCGCGAAAAAACCGGGCGGCCCCCTGCGCGTGGCCTTCATGCCGCGCAAGAACAAGGCCCTGGCCGAGCAGATCCGCGACGGGTTCACGGCCCGGCGGCGCGGCGCGGGCCTGTCCGAGGTCCACTGGCTGGCCGTGGAAAACATGAGCCAGGCCGAGGTGGCCGCGGCGCTCTCCTCGGCCCACGTCTTCCTGGCCACGGGCTTTCCCGAGGGCTGCCCCCTGCCGCCGCTCGAGGCCATGGCCTCCGGCTGTCTGTGCGTGGGATTCGGCGGTTTCGGGGGGCACGACTACATGCGCCAGGCAGGCGACTTTCCAGGCGCCTACGCCCCCTGGTGGGAGCTGCGCGACGTGCCTTGGGGCGGCAACGGCCTGTGGTGCGCGGACGCGGACGTGGCCGCTGCGGTCAACGGCCTCGTGCAGGCCGCTGCGTGGTGGGAAACGGGCGACGCCCGCCTGGGACCGGCCCTGGCGGCCGGACAGGCGACTGCCCGGGCCTGCTCCGCACAGGCGCAGTCAGAGGCCGTGCTGACGTTGTGGGAAGAGATGTCGCGCGACTGA
- a CDS encoding methyltransferase domain-containing protein, giving the protein MTSPLFPRPADARARKMRVAASFSAAAVGYERAAEAQRRAAAGLCARIAALPLPAEPRVLEVGCGTGLLTRRILDALPGARVLATDISPGMLDAARAGISGPDVTWRLMDGERPDAAPASCDLIAASLAVQWFSDLSAGLAALARCLAPGGTLAVSLLGGESFREWRQACAGLGLSCGVPDYPDAETLAGLLPDGGTGRVEREVFAVEHADGLSFARSLKAIGAAVPREGHVPLAPGSLRKALCTLGAPCTATYDVLYAVWRKERHTRLEDGEE; this is encoded by the coding sequence GTGACCTCCCCGCTCTTTCCCCGTCCCGCCGATGCCCGGGCCCGCAAGATGCGGGTCGCCGCGTCCTTTTCCGCCGCGGCCGTGGGCTACGAGCGCGCGGCCGAGGCCCAGCGCCGCGCGGCCGCCGGACTCTGCGCGCGCATCGCGGCCCTTCCCCTGCCAGCCGAGCCCCGCGTGCTCGAGGTCGGCTGCGGCACGGGGCTCCTCACGCGCCGCATCCTGGACGCTCTGCCCGGGGCCCGGGTGCTGGCCACGGACATCTCGCCCGGCATGCTGGATGCGGCGCGCGCGGGCATTTCCGGTCCCGACGTCACCTGGCGGCTCATGGACGGCGAGCGGCCGGACGCGGCGCCTGCAAGCTGCGACCTGATCGCGGCCAGCCTGGCGGTGCAGTGGTTCTCGGACCTCTCCGCCGGGCTCGCGGCCCTGGCCCGCTGCCTCGCGCCCGGCGGCACGCTGGCCGTGTCGCTCCTCGGCGGCGAAAGCTTTCGCGAATGGCGGCAGGCCTGCGCCGGGCTCGGCCTTAGCTGCGGCGTGCCGGACTATCCGGACGCCGAGACCCTGGCCGGACTGCTGCCGGACGGCGGCACGGGCCGGGTGGAGCGGGAGGTCTTCGCCGTCGAGCACGCGGACGGCCTCTCCTTCGCGCGCTCGCTCAAGGCCATAGGCGCCGCCGTGCCCCGGGAGGGCCACGTGCCCCTGGCGCCGGGCAGCCTGCGAAAGGCGCTGTGCACCCTCGGCGCGCCGTGCACCGCGACCTACGACGTGCTCTACGCCGTGTGGCGCAAGGAGCGCCACACGCGCCTGGAGGACGGAGAAGAATGA
- a CDS encoding response regulator, with translation MNGSNGVALDGLPPLGNAQAGAGQDSRGQTASVMTADAPAPIASILVAEDDAASRFVLEAYLRRLGFHVMSAVSWPEVLEAMAREHFDLVILDIGLPVMDGMEVLGRIRAESFSQRDVAVIVQTGYTDSEDVDACRTLGCDDFIAKPYDPEDLLGKVLVTLMERGYALQA, from the coding sequence ATGAACGGCAGCAACGGAGTCGCGCTGGACGGCCTGCCTCCTCTGGGCAACGCGCAGGCGGGCGCCGGACAGGATTCCCGCGGGCAGACTGCGTCGGTGATGACGGCGGATGCTCCGGCGCCCATCGCCAGCATCCTCGTGGCCGAGGACGACGCGGCCAGCCGCTTCGTCCTCGAGGCCTACCTGCGCCGTCTCGGCTTCCACGTCATGTCCGCCGTCAGCTGGCCCGAGGTGCTGGAGGCCATGGCGCGCGAGCACTTCGACCTCGTGATCCTGGACATCGGCCTGCCCGTGATGGACGGCATGGAGGTTCTCGGCCGCATCCGCGCCGAGAGCTTCTCCCAGCGCGACGTGGCCGTGATCGTCCAGACTGGCTATACGGACTCCGAGGACGTGGACGCCTGCAGGACCCTGGGCTGCGACGACTTCATCGCCAAACCGTATGATCCTGAAGACCTGCTCGGCAAGGTTCTGGTGACGCTCATGGAGCGCGGCTACGCCCTGCAGGCCTAG